The region GTGCATCTATGGGCGGAGGAATAGCTCTGCAGTTTGCAAGAGAATATCCTTCAATTATAAATAAGATTTTGTTATTATCCCCCGCAGGAATACTGGGTGAGCCAAAGCCCATTCCTCCTCCATTAGATTCATTAGGTGCGTGTTTCTTAAAACAATCTTTTGTGAGAACAATGCTATGCAAGCAAGCATTTTCAAATCCAATTCATGCCGGAAAAGCTGAAATACAAATTGCTTCAATTCATACAAACGTTCCTGGATGGAAAAGATCACTTGCAGCATTTGCTCGAGAAGGAGGTATAGCAAATTGCGGACTGCCACTTCCAGAACAACCTCTAAGTATTATTTGGGGAGAAAATGACAGAATACTTAGTAAAGCACTAAGAAACAATTGCATAGAGCTCTTGAATTGTTCACACAAAAGGCTTGAAAAATGTGGTCATTTACCTCATATAGATAAACCAGATTTAGTTGCATCACATTGGGAAGAGTACGATTGATTAATGAATAATTTTTTGAGTAATCAATTGTCTATTGAAAGAGTTATAGAAATAGGTCTGATTTACTGGATAAAAAGTAAGTGTCAATCAATTGATGAAATAGAATTAAAAATAATAGGTCTTAAGTTAAATCCATTTGGCAGTGAAGTTGAAAAGCTAATAATAAAAGGGAAAAATATTAATTTCAGAAATTTACCTATTCAAGAGCTGAAACTAGAAACAAATAAAATAAAGCTGGCGCTAAATATAATGAATAAAAAAACTGATTTAGTTACAATTAAAAACGAATT is a window of Prochlorococcus marinus subsp. marinus str. CCMP1375 DNA encoding:
- a CDS encoding alpha/beta fold hydrolase, with product MIKEVSNTFMELNKVKNSLIDPLAVKLTESVNWLYIDGVSENTSDVYPISIIGEGPPILLLHGFDSCFMEYRRLAPYLNGRFKLIIPDLYGFGFCPRPKKGTYGIKPIINHLIKLLKTLKYTSGVGLIGASMGGGIALQFAREYPSIINKILLLSPAGILGEPKPIPPPLDSLGACFLKQSFVRTMLCKQAFSNPIHAGKAEIQIASIHTNVPGWKRSLAAFAREGGIANCGLPLPEQPLSIIWGENDRILSKALRNNCIELLNCSHKRLEKCGHLPHIDKPDLVASHWEEYD